The DNA segment CCATCGCGTCTCAACCAACTCGGAGGTAGTCAGTCATTCTGACAGCAAGACCAACGGACCTCTCGGTCAGTCCTCTTTCTCCGAGTCGTTTGGTACGCAGGGTCCCCGGTCTTTGGTACAATCCCCCACAGCTGAAGAATCAACCACTTCTATTTAATTAAAAACCTAGCAGCGGGGGAGAGGAGGCGTGGCTTCCTTCTAACCCAAGACTGACACTTGGAGGGGGGAGGGGCTTACGGACAGGAAATTGTCCTcactcgttttttttttttttgtgttttttttctcacagcTTGTAATTCTAGCTCTCTCCCTGCTACACCACATGTACGCCGAATACTGTGAGCGCCTGCCTGCGAGAGACTAATCGCTTGTGCAAAACAGGAATGAGACGAGTGTGTGACGTGTCTGGAGGGTTTGGTGTGGACTTGAGATAGGAACAGCTGCTGAGAGACTGGTGGACGACCCGGAGCCTCTACATCATTCCCAACTGCAGGAGAGAGTTGGCGTACGCCATGGGCTTAACATTCGGATGAGGCTGTgaagagacggagagagagaggacattCAGTTTCACTGGTTCAGTCGGTCACTCACCTGAGGGATAAATGCTGGACTGTTCTTatagattatgattattatattagggccagtttattaggtacacacacactttactatAAACACTGGTCGTTATATCAGATCATCTGCGCATGCTGTAGATGTACAATAACTTCCTCACCCATAAGCAATAAGCTGAGATCATAACCAACTAGATTATCTGGATCTTTCTCAACAGAGCAGTGAATCCTGGTTTTGGCACATTAGTTCGTTTGTGTTTGAATGCAGAAACTGGACTGATACAATAACCCATAATCATCACTGTTCTGCTGGTGATACGGATACGTCAGTAAGTAAAAGGAGTGATTATGTAATAATTTGAATGTTTACTTCCTGgtgatattttacattatttagcaGAACTCTTATCTGAAGTCATTCACAACTGGAAGTGATTAAAAACAGGGATATGAAACAAATACCAGCTGTTGTAGCTGTAAATTTCACATCCCTCTTATTCATTTGAACAGTGTTACCGTTCACCACTGGCATCGACTAACAGATGCTTTACCCAGTTCAATGATACATGAACTCAAAACTAGACCATTAAACAAtgaatgtataaaaacaaaacatattttATACTTAAATCATAAACTAAACACTGAAACCACGAGTCAGTCATTCTGCTAAAGACTGCATAGCAAAACAGCCtgcaagtttatttatttatttatcatcatcatcatcatcattattattatcattattattattattattatattttatttagctGTAGTTCTAGTTTTGAATAGTGGTGTGTTTAGAAAATCGATTTTTCGGTTCTAATCGATCTTCATTTGAATGAATTTGAATCAATTCGTATAGAAGCCAGAAATCGATCTTCAAAATGCGCAGACtcgccaccccccccccaatattaacacaatattttttaataatggtaGGTTTAGTGTTCCTTGTACATTTACAACATTAGTTCTCTGAAAATCTCTTCATATTCCAACTGAAATATCCCTAAATGAATcaatattaaatcaaatcaaattgaaTTGGGACCTTGCGAATTGGAACAAATCGATCCAGGAAATCCGCTGTGATACCCAGCCTCAGTTTTGAcggctaaaaaataaaaactgattcCCCTCATTCCAGCAACACTAGAGTTAGCTACTCTTCAGTCAGCTTAGCTGAATTATGGAACTGGCAGCAGAATGTAAAAGCTGCACCGTTAAAGTGGAACGCAACGTTCTAACAACAATCAGCAAATTAGAGACCAGCTTCAACTGCTGAAATGATCTGTTGCCACTACAATTTAGATTAAAAGTGTATATTTCATGACGAGTTGCTTTGTGTCAGAATTTGTGTTTGTGGGTGCATTAAAGTCAACTACAGGATGTGCAGCAGAGGGCGCTGTGGTGTCCAGTTGAAAGGAAATTCCCATCACTGCTGATTACGCTCCATCTGCACACTCCAGTGCTGTGCtgggctggatatttttggttgATACCGTAAAATCATCAGCAACACTCAGGTCTTTGAAAACCCCATCAGGTGCATCAAGGGCATGCCAGGGTTGAGAATTGTCATTATACAAAAAGTGCCCCCACCTGGTAGGTGGACCTGATTTAAGGGCCGCTGAAGGTAAAAACACTGTAGAAATGATCAGCAATTGCTATTAAAGTCATTAACTGCTATTAAACTGTCAGAAATGTCAGTGTGATGATACTGACCACAGCAGTGAACTGGTGGAATTCAGGCTTGAGGTCAGATCCCCTGAGGTGAATGTAGGCTCCTTTGTTACCCATCTGGTCACTGCAGGCAGGAGAGAGATAACGGACACTCAGATAAAATTCAAGTGCATAGAAGTGGAAGTACGTACTACACACTCAGTCAGATCTCATTATTAACACAATGttgaaattaataaaaatgtaactaCATGCACTGCCACTCATTATAGGgaacaatacaaataaagaaTCAATtctcattacattacattaagaaCCTTATCCACTTCTAtttcagagatacaaggttttatgaTAATCTTTCATTTTCATTACAGAATCACAGAGTGCAATGCAAAGCCCGTCTCTGCACATCCAGCCCCTCCCCACAGTTACTgagagtttttatttttctcagaATAAATTTACTCCAAATGAAAGTTTGGGAGAATAAGCCAATTCACCAAAAGGTTCATTTCTTATAGGCTTTTTAACTCCTCTttaccaggggtgccaataattgtgaaGGAGACTCTAACCCTGATAACAAAATGAATAAGGTTTATGGAGCAAGGTTTTATGTGATTTTTGAAGTCAGCTAAATCATCGGACAGCGGGACGTACCAGTAATTGGGCGCTGAGAACACCGTGATACACTTCCCTGAGTGAGTGACCTCATAGCCCTCGGCCTTCACCTCATGACTGCGCACAATGTACTGCAGCTTGTTCTGTTCCAGGAAGCGCTGGGTGACATCGGGCCCAAACTGACAGCTCACGCCCCGCTTACTGATGGACCGCCCGttctgagagagcgagagagagtcaGTCAAATTAGAGGAACATTTAAGACTTACATCTAATAAATCCAGTTTAGGAGATCCTAACTATTTAAACTGTCAATCAACCAACAACAATGCCAACATAAACACCATATACAGTCTCTCAGCAACCTGAGCACAGCTCATTTCTACAGTTTTAGCAATTTGCGTGAAGATAcaagtatacactatatggacaaaagtattgggacacctgctcattcagtgtttcttctgaaatcaaaggtattaaagagctgatcctgcttctgttggagtaaccgtctctactgtccagagaagaagactttctactagattttagattagcattgctgtgagaatttgattgcatttagttgcaagagcgctagtgagttcaggatgttggatgattgatcaccatcccaaactcatcctaaaattattggatggagcaccatccatcattccagggaagttcttccactgcttcacagctcaatgctggggggctttacacccctctactagtccacgcctggcattaggcagcatggagccaatagggtcatgatgtttatctgctccagagagtcctattctattggcagtacttatgtgcttctttttgttttgtgattGGAATCAGTTTAGTGTTACTATTgtgcagtgttattattattaatattattatcatcactACGTATATGTGCAAGAGTTTAGCAGAGCAGCCAGACTGACCTGAGGTTGAGGATCTGACCACAAGAGATCACACATTGGACCTAAGAGACAGATTGAGAGTCAGAGGGGAAGGAAATGAAGAGGAATGAGCTCAGATTTAATCATCAATAAATCTTCAGTCACAACAGGTTTACAGATACAGTATCTTACTCACTGGAGAAAGCCTCAAACTAAACCAGATTCTTATTCTGCTGCGAGTTCATGACCTTCTACTAAATAACCGCAAAAGCAGCTGCGTGTCTAATTAGAGATGGATGATTTCCTACCCGAGTCTGGAGGCTGTCTGTTTCTGTCAATCTTTCTGAGGTCATCTAAGGTCACACCATCTTCACTGAACAGTCCTCCATGCATCACCTGAAACGTAATACAGGTCTTTAATACACATTTAATACAGGTctttagaacacacacacacacacacacacacacacacacacacacacacacacacacaaccacaaacTTAACTACATCACGTAACAATAAGGAGGTCTATGGAGGCACAGATCTCAGATTTACCCAGCAATATCTATTTTCCTAAggctaaataaaataattattaataataaactgaCCAGCAGGTAAATGTTATAAAGAAAAGGCAAAGGTCATTTTAGTAGTAATTTTTGAGTAAAATTTGAGTCTGGGGCATCCAAGACACCGAACACCTAAAAGTCTAAATCTTAATTCTGTGGGTCACTaaaaataaaccttttttttttattcagaatattatcatatttatttacaaactGACGCTCAAATATGATTTAGGTAATTGTTTATTGTCTTTCCTAAGCCTGCTTTAACCACCAACTGGACCAAACTGATCATACCagttgactagtttggtaaagctggttaaccagtttggtcaagcctggtcatactggtagtctagcttggtcaggctgcTCATGCCTGTATATCGGTTAAACCATCTAActataccctatgctggtcaaccttCGCTGGTCATGCTGTTGTGTGACTGCTAATGAGATTAAAACCTCAGGAATGAAAGGAGTTGCATCTTTCTTGCATCATAGGATTGATCAGCGTGATGATGCATgctcacaaaaaacacaaaggccACACTTTCAGACTGCACAACAGGCTGGAAATTATTGCTCACCAGCACTTTGCTGTTGATGCACTGAGCGAGTGGAAGCCACTGGAAGACCTCACTGAACAGCTGGAACATCTGCGCTGTGTACTTGGCCTTCACCTCACCCTCGAAGCCGTACATTTGATTCATGTTGTCTGTCTCGTGGTTACCTGGGGAATACCAGGAGATTACTCTTAGGAAAGTGAATCAGGCTGTAAcaatacatacactatgtaCCATGTATTGATGTACACTATGtaccaaaagtattgagacacctgctccttcaagggtattaaaaagagttcattctgcttttgttggagtatctatttagtttaaagcagcagtatggagAACTGGTGTTCCTTGCCCGTACCGTTAGGAGGTAAaatttgtgctttgagtcaCCCTAAAGAAcatgctgtacacatgcatttctggacaagctgagagagctgcagaagcatcactgaaaggtagagcagcatgtgaactgagggggtagagtaatactacaggattggacactaatatgactctatgggttacgcagcgcTACGCTCACAGTTCTGGAGAGCGCCGTCCTGCTCGCTTCAccagagctccatagtgcagttagcagcgctccgagcccggagtagcaCCGCTAGAGACGCTGTCCtccctgatacagtcagtggagcagcaccgtgatcctgaagctgctgatttaggGTATAAGTGCTAcataatgatgctttaaatgCACCCCTGTAGTGCaagtgtgcagagtgtgttgTTGGTGCTCACAGGCAATAAGTACTGCTGAAGGCAGGACTCACCCCTCAGTAGATGGAAATGATCTGGATAAAGCAGCTTGAAACCAAATAGTGTGAGAATAACTTCCACTGAGAAAGAGCCGCGGTCCACAAAGTCACCGTTGAACAGCTGCAAACCGTGGTCAAGGCTAACGTACAACTCACCGAAGAGGCTATAATTCCAGTGTTTCAGAACTACATAACTTCTATCCATGATTACATGCATTAATAAGACTCCCCTGAAACCAGCAGGTTAATTTGAGCTGCAAATACAACCTTTAAAACTATTCACCTGACCAGGGCTGGACCTCTGGTGTCTGGAGTTTACACCTTACCTTAATTATCATACATATCGGCCCAAAGTGCTTTAAGCAAATGTGAAAGGATACATAAGGATTTGTCGGAGATGGTAAACCATTCAACTCGAAGATGTTTAGAAGATCGTAGTATTGGCCATGCGTGTCCCCACAAATGGTTATTTTCTctgtctaaaaaaagaaaagaagggagagagaaaagaagaaagttTCTACATCAAGAGGAAGTTTAAAGTCTGGAAAAAGAAacagtttttttaaatgatatgtTTTGATTTCCCCccccttttctcccaatttggttctgccaattaactcACCCTATCACTAGTagtatgctcctgacactagcagggtaaggacttaacacatctcCGACGAAACATGTGAAGCCACCACCTCTCTTCCAACATCGCAGGACAGCTGGGTCCCCAGCCTCacccaccagctaacagacgcctgagCCGATTAACATTGCTTAGAAGTGATGAGAAgagaaagcgccatctacccacccagagaaagcatGGTCAATTGTGCCAACTGATGGCAGAGCGGCATGGTTCGTTATTCGAACCCGCGACCCCCGAGCCATGGTGGTCACACATTCGACTACTGAGCCACTCGGAGTCCCTGTAAATGCTTTCATGTGACTAAGTGTAGTCTTACCTCTTTTAACGTGATTTCAACAAGACTTGGAAGCTTGGATAAAACTTCTTTGACTTGAACCAGCATCTGAAAAgcagatttttttaaaaaggcacatcatttaaatattaaaggCTAACACAGCTAATGTAGCATAAACCCCATTAATTAGCATTACCCAAACTGAACTCCCAAAGTCATCCCTGTAAATTCCAGACCCCACAACGGTCTAAATGTTGACCTCACCTGGTAAGCACACTTTCTGTGCAGTTTCTTCTGCTCCTTGAACCAGTCCATCAACTCCTTCATGAACTTTGGCGTAACTTTCCCATCTTCCAGTTTAGGGCCTGTATACTCGTCCTCAATTGCTGCAGGATGGCggagatattttatttatacatgcatCTCCGAACAGTAAACATGCGGTTCCGTTCATACAGATGATCTGCATGCTTTATGATCCACTCACTCATGTTCTCGATGTCTAAGGAGTCCACCACTGATCTTTTCAGCTCGTCGCTGGCAATGGCTCGCTCGAAGGCCTTCTGCTTTACAATCTTGTTGCACTCCTGGTATTTCATCTTAGCATCCTTGTCATTGGGACGCACCCTCACTACCTGTTCATGGCAAGAGAGGAGGGGGAAGGTGAAGACATTTTTTGGCTAGGTACACTCAGATGTTCACCAACCGTTCTTAAACCCCACTTACACAGTTTCCTAGAAGATTCGGCCGTTCTCCAGTGTTTCTATTAGGGATGGGTTGAGTTTAGGAGGACAGTGGGATCAATTCTCTTCTCAGTGCTCTTTAGAACACATCAGGAATCTGACCTAGACATTCTGTTAGGACTTTCCTCAACAATTTCATTTCAGAACATTCTTAGGAGGATGCTGCTGAACAAGGCCTAATGTTCTCATCAGGTAAAGCTGTCTGAGATACTGAACCGACCTTAAACTgctcaaaaataaaatacatctCAATTTGAACCTAAAACTTAAACGAACTAGAGGTGCACTAtaaccccacacacactttaatgagCTTAATTATTGTAAAATAAATTACAGAACCAATTGAGCTCAAAATAGAACTCCACCATTTCCAGCAGCCAGGAAAACAAAGAGAGAACAGTATGTCCTCCTCCACACCAGAGCATTTACTATCCTTAGGGAAAGAATGGCAAAGAGAAGAGAGACTAAATTAGCTCTGGAACGCCCTCATGGTGGATCCAAGTGGCATTATCGACGGCTTACTCGTTAATCCAGGTTCTGATCTTTTAAATAAAGCACTAATGGAACAGTGTTCCAGCTGGAAAGACCTGAATGctcacattaaaaaaagatcATCCTGCCTTGTGAAGATGAAAACAACCAATACTATGGTTAAATACATCATTACACCTCTACAACCCATCAGTCATCACCCAACTAAGGGAACACTAATCTAACATAGGGTAGggcctccctttgctctcaaaacagcctccattcttcatggcatggattcaaCAAGTTCACAATATTCCTTTGAGGTACTGGTCCATGTTGGCATGGTGGAGTTACGCAAGTCCTGGAGATTTTTCAAGAGAACTAATACTGTGAATAATCCGTTCTACCGCATCCCAAAggtcatgaagggatgaacaTGATCAGCAATTTTCTAAGCAATGATTGATTGGTGTTAACAGGGCAGAAAGGCACCGATAACCAATCCCCACACAgttacaccaccacctcctcctcctcctccaccatccTGGACTGCTGACGctaggcaggttgggtccatagattcatgctgttgacaccaaattctgaccctaccatcagtgtgtctcagcagaactccagattcatcagaccaggctagaCTGGTGaccctgtgctgagccactgcatcctcagctttctgttcctggCTGACAGATGTGGTTCCCAATGTGGTCTTCTGATGTTGTAGCTCATGCTCAAGGTTGGAGTTGTTGTTCatcctgagatgcttttctgctctccacaacTGTATGGAGTGGTTACACCATTCTGagaaactctagagactgttgtgctgaaaatctcaggagatcagcagttctacaaACACTCAGACCAGCCCATCTGACCCCAACAATAGTTTCATATTGCGTGAGGTATAGACTGTTGGCATGCCCAGAAACGGTGCGtacattcattttattaaacaacAGTCTTTATGACTCAAAATCTGATCActgctcattctgaaatcaTAATTGTAGAAATTAGTCAAAGCAGTGAACGATCATTAAACCTACCGTCTCATAATCTTTGAGGGCAGCTTTGAACTTGCCCAGGGCCATGTTAGAGGTGGCCCGCCGGTAGTAGCCCTTGATGTAGTTCTTGTCGATCTCCAGGGCGCGGGTGGCGTCTGCCAAGGCGTAGCCATAGCACTCAGTGCGCAGGTACGCCAGGCTCCGGTTACTGTAGTAGATGGCATTGGATGGGTTTAGCTCCAGCGCCTCCGTGTAATACTTGATTGCGTTCTCATAATCTTTCTCTGAAAACATAACCATTAACACATGAATCAGATCACACCATCTCAAATCCACACCATTATAGTTctggtgccccatccaatacttagGATAGTCCATCAGTTAAAGCAATGGTTCTCAAACCGatcctcagagtctccaaacgCGTCCACATTTTTACTATATCCCTGTGTGTAGGGATCTTTAATGGCCAGTTTGAAATTGGGTTAAACTACTAGCCTGTATTTGGTACTGTACATTTCCAAAATGTGATTATTAAGATTGTTGCCTGACTGGTCCTGAGGACTGGTTTAAAGACCTTGCTATATGCTCATGAGTTGTATTACCAGCCTATGTTTTCTGCTGCAATCAGTTCAGCTTTGGTTACTTCTCTCATTACTAGTTACTCTCATTACTTTAGTGACTCTCGTCACTAAAGTTCCCCAAATAACAGCAGGACTGAgctggcaagaacctggtgatacaATATAGATCATGATATTGGGGTTATGATTTAGTATATTGCGATATATTGTAATTTTTCTAATCAAATTAACACCAATCTTCACCTGTAACATATTAACTAAAAATTCATACTGTTTGAAAATTGATACAGTATtgaaaaacataatattgcgatatattgtgatatattgctACTCCATTACACCCTCACGAATGCATTACAATAAatgaaattcagaaaatcactttTCTATCACACTATTATATCCATTgtctctcttctctgttctttaACAGACACTTTAAAGTTCGACAGGCCAGTCACCCCACTCCCGAAATGattctgctgctgatgcaacgaACATTCAGCACAGACAAAGGTGCCAACAGCCAGGACCGGTGGGACATTTCTGATTCTCTCCACACATCTGATGTTGCTCGTCAGCAAGTTCGTtgtaaacagcagcagcaggagcagcaggacTAGAACAGTGAGGCTAAAGCAAACTGCTGCCCTATCAAATTCCTCTCCCGACTGATCACTTGTTGAACACTAGTATTAAAGAAATACTCCGCTGTGGCACTGCTCTCACTGGTCTAGAGAAAAAGGACAGTGAACATTATACGAGGCCGGACAGGCTGTGTGGTCTGAGGGCTTCGGTCCATCCAGACAAAGAAGCGTGGCCAGAAGGATGGCTTTTCTGACCCTCAGTGGAGGAGATGGTGTGAAGCCTGTAGAGACGTTGTTGAGactagggctgcacagtatatCGTCTCAGCATCGTCAGCGCAATGTGCACATGTGCAATAGTCACATCACTGATGGAGAATATCACATAAGGCACATGAAATCAAACAGGTCCtgcttttttactgtttgatacaaaaggaaaatccCAATATTCTTCATTTTACTCTGATCATCAGTACAGaggttattattaatatcatggcATTAACACCAAAACCAAGTGAAATCTTGTGAGTTGGTGttcctgtattttttatattgcaATAAGAGTAATTCTGCAGAAAAATATGTTGCAATGTCAGCTTTTCCAATATCATGCAGACTTTTTGAGATTGTGTCAAAGGGGTATTAATGAAATTGGCCACAGAAAGTTtattttttgtacatttcagTTTATTACAGTATATTGCTTTAGCTTAGCCAGTGCAAAGCCTGCACTGCTCAATAGTCCCGTCCCAGGATGCACAAGGTCAGGTGCAATGGGCATATCTATGCattatatctgcccaatattgtttattttactcctgtttttttattatttcattattattattattattattattaatatataatataagcaATTAGGGTTGagcgatatggcaaaaatatgtattgagatatttaaagACGTTTTCATGGTAATTGCGGTACACATGctcatagaaaaaaaaaattgttagagacagtcttaaaaactactattcaaatactctcccgtactgagtacagtgattttttactcatttttaataTGCTGCATTTAATACCAATTACAttagactaattacactgtttgtaatgaagcgtgcagttgatcagtgttctttaagcactgacgaaattctcgatatgcttagaaaagcatactgttaacaataaaataaaatagtgtCATATTGCTGAATTTCCTCAGACTCCCCTGCCTGTATTTAGTATTTCTTTAACGGCAGTTTTCGTTTACACATTATACTGTTCTGATGTTTCTGCGGGTGAAACTCAAGCACAAAGTGACCTCTTAATAAACCGATGAATGTATTTGTATGTAATGTACTGGTAAATGTTCTGTTATTTATCTACAGTGCGATACAGTGTGCTCCCTTCCTGACTGACTCCATTACTGAACTTCAGTCAAAGCAAACGCAAGACCAGATAAACTagattggctccatgctgcctaacaataccaggcgtgggctagaggggtataaagccccccagcattgaggagctgtggagcagtggaagaactgtgttctctggaatgatggtggtggagctccgtccagtacttttggggggggtgagttggggagttggggatgatgatgatgatgatgatgaggtggggtggtgatcatcatccgatatcctgacctcactaatgctcttgttgctgaatgcaatcaaatcctcacagcaatgttcctcctccaaaatctagtagaaagtcctcTTCtcgggacagtagagacagttactccaacagaagcaggatcagctcttaaCACAGAGAAGCTGAACATCACTGAAGTCTGTAACCTGACTATAAGGCCGGTCTGTTAACCAGCACCACTGACCGGCtaatccctcacacacacacacacacacacacacacacacacacacacacacacacacgtcagaaACTACAGTTTATAAGAGTGTATTATGAACATGCTGAACACGAGCCTGAACGTCGCAGAAAAACGTGGAACAATAAAGTGAGCTCACTTCCTCCCATGTgctggatgaatgaatgaatggatgaatgaatgaatgaatgaatgaatggatgccAGCCGCTCGGAGCTCACTCCGCTCGCTACGCTACTTAGCTACGTTCCGACTCGGTCCACAGGCTGGTTCCGAGGACTACACACCAGCACAGAGCTCAGGATCGCTGTGTTTACAGATAGATTCCCGATCTCAAACTCACGCTGTAACTACTTAGCCGGCTAAAGTGTAGCGATTCAGAGTCGATCGTCTGATCCGATTCGTTTACAAGAACCAGTCGCTTCGACTCACGAGTCAAATTGAATCGTTTGACAACTTCATTTAAATCAACGACCAAAAAAATCACCTATTTAGACCAATTGTGCACTAAAACTGCCCTCTATAGTGTGACATTAGTGTTATTCAAAGTGAACGAGTCAACAAGTGAAACATGCTGATCGCAGTTCCATCAGGATATAGATAGAGGTGGCTGCACTttaactgagggaacgatttattaaacttaGGAAAATTTGTTTTACGAAGAAACGTGTTTATTAAATGTAGGGAACATTTTAAGAAATATTAatgaaaaaattaataaataaatacatacgaATCGTTACACAACTGTTTATTTGAACAAGGAATCAAATAGCTGCAGATTTGAACGTTTGATTCCCGTTCGAAAGAACCGGTTCAGTAAAATGAATCGAACTTCTAGGACTACTAGCCGGCTAAGCTAACACACCAACCAGCATGACGTGGTTAGCCCATCggctaacaccaccaccacctccatcaccaccatcactgaGCAAAATCCTGCATTAACCACCAACACCGCAGACTTGCCAGGGCTCTCGGCGAAGACCGCGCTGTCGGGGAGCTTCTCCCCGCTGAACCGAGTCCGCGCCGCGGGCGGATCAGTGTAGAAGCTCCGCTGCTAAAGCTAACCACTCCACCCCGAGCGCACACTCACAGCCGCGGCTCCGCACAACGATCCCCCCGGCCCTCCCGCAAAACACACAGCGAAGGCTGAAGCGCTGTCCCGCTGCATCTGAGCCGCGGTTCCTCTTTACCTTTAAAGTAATGGTTGGCTTTCTCCTTCAGTTTCTCAGCCGAgccgctcctctcctcctccgcCATCTTCTCACTGCCGTAATCCGCACCGCCGGTCATCACACCCCAGCCTGCAGTCGCAAAGATTTCCCCTCAGCTCAGCCCCCAGCTCCTCTCCCCTGTGGGACAGAATTTACCAGAAACCCGGAGAGAACCCGGACTAACCGGCAGTGAGACCGTCCGGAGCGGTCAGCAACAGCACAACTGACCCCAGCTCAATCTGACCCCTGTTTAACCctgataaacaagacaaaaatagtTAAAAACAAGAGTTTTCTCCATAA comes from the Salminus brasiliensis chromosome 23, fSalBra1.hap2, whole genome shotgun sequence genome and includes:
- the ppp5c gene encoding serine/threonine-protein phosphatase 5, which codes for MTGGADYGSEKMAEEERSGSAEKLKEKANHYFKEKDYENAIKYYTEALELNPSNAIYYSNRSLAYLRTECYGYALADATRALEIDKNYIKGYYRRATSNMALGKFKAALKDYETVVRVRPNDKDAKMKYQECNKIVKQKAFERAIASDELKRSVVDSLDIENMTIEDEYTGPKLEDGKVTPKFMKELMDWFKEQKKLHRKCAYQMLVQVKEVLSKLPSLVEITLKETEKITICGDTHGQYYDLLNIFELNGLPSPTNPYLFNGDFVDRGSFSVEVILTLFGFKLLYPDHFHLLRGNHETDNMNQMYGFEGEVKAKYTAQMFQLFSEVFQWLPLAQCINSKVLVMHGGLFSEDGVTLDDLRKIDRNRQPPDSGPMCDLLWSDPQPQNGRSISKRGVSCQFGPDVTQRFLEQNKLQYIVRSHEVKAEGYEVTHSGKCITVFSAPNYCDQMGNKGAYIHLRGSDLKPEFHQFTAVPHPNVKPMAYANSLLQLGMM